In Gemmatimonadota bacterium, a single window of DNA contains:
- a CDS encoding sulfatase-like hydrolase/transferase, translating to MPDKPNILWICTDQQRFDTLGCYGNPYVHTPNLDRLAEQSILFEYAFSQSPVCTPSRSSFLTGRYPRTTRCRQNGQSIPGDEIPVTKLLHDAGYVCGLSGKLHISVCNPSACHGTERRIDDGYDQFFWSHDPAPRWPTNDYHQWLRDKSLKRDVQPFPGSRYVQTLPSEEHSQTTYCIQRAITFIRRCAEENMPWTFSLNPFDPHHAFDPPREDLERYRDIIDDIPLPNYTEGELDDKPIWQRIDHSGSYGGKGMYAYDQMADTDHRWVTAAYWAMVDVIDRQIGHLLDCLEETGQRDNTYIIFTSDHGEMLGDHGIYLKGPFFYEPAVRVPLLISGPGLRNDGSRSSALVELVDLAPTILEWVGLDRHPAMQGRTLQPLLKGDAPLDQHRDDIYCEYYNAMQGHKNPPAHATMVRTDRYKLVAAHGTGGGELYDLETDPNETHNQWNNPDYTTVRLDLMTRLADRMAWTVDPLPPREAGF from the coding sequence ATGCCCGACAAACCAAACATCCTCTGGATCTGCACTGACCAGCAGCGCTTTGACACCCTCGGCTGTTATGGCAACCCCTATGTACACACCCCCAACCTGGACCGCCTCGCCGAACAAAGCATCCTCTTTGAATACGCCTTCTCACAAAGCCCCGTCTGCACGCCCAGCCGATCCAGCTTCCTCACCGGACGCTATCCGCGCACCACGCGCTGCCGGCAAAACGGCCAATCCATACCCGGCGACGAAATCCCCGTCACCAAACTACTCCACGACGCCGGATACGTATGCGGCCTATCCGGCAAACTCCACATCTCGGTCTGCAACCCCAGCGCGTGTCACGGCACAGAACGCCGCATAGACGACGGCTATGACCAGTTCTTCTGGTCGCACGACCCGGCCCCCAGATGGCCCACCAATGACTATCACCAGTGGTTGCGCGACAAGAGCCTGAAGCGCGACGTCCAGCCCTTTCCCGGTTCCCGATACGTACAGACACTCCCCTCTGAAGAACACAGCCAGACCACCTACTGCATCCAGCGCGCCATCACCTTCATCCGCCGATGCGCTGAAGAAAACATGCCCTGGACCTTCTCCCTCAACCCCTTTGACCCGCATCACGCCTTTGATCCCCCGCGCGAAGACCTCGAACGCTACCGCGATATAATTGACGACATACCCCTGCCCAACTACACCGAAGGCGAACTCGACGACAAACCCATCTGGCAACGCATCGATCACAGCGGCTCCTACGGTGGCAAAGGCATGTATGCCTACGATCAAATGGCCGACACCGATCACCGCTGGGTCACCGCGGCGTATTGGGCCATGGTCGATGTCATCGACCGGCAGATCGGCCACCTGCTCGACTGCCTCGAAGAAACCGGACAGCGCGACAACACCTATATCATCTTCACCTCTGACCACGGCGAAATGCTCGGCGACCACGGCATCTACCTCAAAGGTCCCTTCTTCTATGAACCCGCTGTGCGCGTCCCCCTCCTCATCTCAGGACCCGGCCTTCGCAACGACGGCTCGCGATCATCTGCACTCGTCGAACTCGTTGACCTCGCACCCACCATCCTCGAATGGGTCGGACTCGACCGCCATCCCGCCATGCAGGGCCGCACCCTCCAACCGCTCCTGAAAGGCGACGCGCCCCTCGACCAGCACCGCGACGACATCTACTGCGAATATTACAACGCCATGCAGGGCCATAAAAATCCGCCCGCCCATGCCACCATGGTGCGCACCGACCGCTACAAACTCGTCGCCGCACACGGCACTGGCGGTGGCGAACTCTACGACCTCGAAACCGACCCCAATGAAACGCACAATCAGTGGAACAACCCCGACTACACCACCGTAAGACTCGACCTCATGACCCGCCTCGCCGACCGCATGGCCTGGACCGTAGATCCTCTACCTCCAAGAGAAGCCGGGTTTTAA
- a CDS encoding beta-glucuronidase, with the protein MPETQPRPEHPRPQFQRNTWLNLNGTYNFAIDTGQSGEAKGWPQNPAELDRAITVPFCPESCLSGIQHTDFMPSVWYHRTLDIPEEWTDKRVLLHFGAVDYHCKAWVNGRLIGQHYGGSSSFTFDITGALTSDTNHLVVCANDDTRSGDQPSGKQCPDLYSRGCHYTRVTGIWQTVWLEAVPESRIETVRIVPDLDSSRFVLTPTFKNAHRGHTFRAVLLNGKEEVAVSTMPATSGAAMSLRIKNPQLWSPDNPHLYDLRFELCDGDTTIDTVNSYAGLRKFHIEGHKFYLNNTPIFLRLVLDQGFYPDGIWTAPSDDMLKADIEKSLAVGFNGARLHQKVFEERFHYWADKLGYLTWGEYCDWGMNFGSPQSIHNQQREWREIVQRDLNHPSILAWTPYNETRGGATKHFEAHRRAIQETYDLTRALDPSRPCHDTSGYVHVCTDIYTVHDYEQDPAKFKTTYAPVSPDDWKNTPIRFPELSAPYQGQPYVVDEYGGTWWDPNAVETEQDADRKSSWGYGKRPTDIEEVYHRIEKLTAILLNHPNIAGYCYTQLTDIEQEQNGIYTYDRREKFDAKRLKKYFGAPAAIERIDE; encoded by the coding sequence ATGCCCGAAACACAACCGCGCCCCGAACACCCCCGTCCGCAATTTCAGCGCAACACCTGGTTGAACCTCAACGGCACCTATAACTTCGCCATTGACACTGGACAATCCGGCGAAGCCAAAGGCTGGCCCCAAAATCCTGCTGAGTTAGACCGCGCCATCACCGTCCCCTTCTGTCCAGAATCCTGCCTCTCGGGCATACAACACACGGACTTCATGCCCTCGGTCTGGTATCACCGAACCCTCGACATCCCCGAGGAATGGACGGACAAGCGCGTACTCCTGCACTTCGGCGCGGTCGATTACCACTGCAAAGCCTGGGTCAACGGTCGGCTCATCGGACAACATTACGGCGGCAGTTCATCCTTCACATTTGACATCACAGGCGCACTCACATCTGACACAAACCACCTCGTCGTCTGCGCCAATGACGACACGCGCTCAGGCGACCAGCCATCGGGCAAACAGTGCCCCGACCTCTATTCCCGCGGTTGCCACTACACGCGCGTCACGGGAATATGGCAAACCGTCTGGCTCGAAGCCGTACCCGAATCGCGCATCGAAACGGTGCGCATCGTACCCGACCTCGACAGCAGCCGCTTTGTACTCACCCCCACATTCAAAAACGCGCATCGCGGACACACCTTTCGCGCCGTCCTCCTCAACGGCAAAGAAGAAGTCGCGGTCTCCACCATGCCCGCCACGAGCGGCGCTGCCATGTCCTTGCGCATCAAAAACCCACAACTCTGGTCGCCAGACAACCCCCATCTCTACGACCTCCGCTTTGAACTCTGCGACGGTGACACCACCATCGACACAGTCAACAGCTATGCCGGCCTGCGAAAATTTCACATCGAAGGCCACAAATTCTACCTCAACAACACCCCCATCTTCCTGCGCCTTGTACTGGACCAGGGATTCTATCCCGACGGAATATGGACCGCTCCATCCGACGACATGCTCAAAGCCGACATCGAAAAATCGCTCGCCGTCGGCTTCAATGGCGCGCGCCTACACCAGAAAGTATTCGAAGAACGCTTTCACTACTGGGCCGACAAACTCGGCTATCTCACCTGGGGCGAATACTGCGACTGGGGCATGAACTTTGGCTCACCCCAATCCATACACAACCAGCAGCGCGAATGGCGAGAAATAGTCCAGCGCGACCTCAACCACCCCTCCATCCTCGCATGGACCCCATACAACGAAACCCGGGGCGGCGCGACCAAACACTTTGAAGCGCACCGCCGAGCCATACAGGAAACCTACGACCTCACCAGAGCACTCGACCCTTCTCGCCCCTGCCACGACACCAGCGGCTACGTACACGTCTGCACGGACATCTACACCGTACACGACTACGAACAGGACCCCGCCAAATTCAAAACAACTTACGCACCCGTATCCCCCGACGACTGGAAAAACACACCCATCCGCTTTCCCGAACTAAGCGCGCCCTATCAGGGCCAACCCTATGTCGTCGATGAATATGGCGGCACATGGTGGGATCCCAATGCCGTCGAAACAGAACAGGACGCAGACCGCAAAAGCAGCTGGGGCTACGGCAAGCGCCCCACCGACATCGAAGAAGTGTATCACCGCATCGAAAAACTCACAGCTATCCTCCTCAACCACCCCAACATCGCGGGGTATTGCTACACACAACTCACCGACATCGAACAAGAACAAAACGGCATCTACACCTATGACCGCCGGGAAAAATTCGACGCAAAACGCCTGAAAAAATACTTCGGCGCCCCAGCGGCGATTGAACGAATAGACGAATAG